AAACCTTGCATGAGCACAATCCCCATGTCAGCCTCACCCCTGACTTTGCCACGCTGTAATCTGTAGCATGGAAATGTTTCTCTTGGCTGTCAGTTTAGGGCTGTGCAATCAAATCTGGTAGTTAAAATCCTGCTGAACAGGGCAGGCAACCtgaacagcagaggaaaggcaAGCAGAGCTTTCAAGTTGTTTGCAAAAAAACCACCTGAAGAGCAAGTGGTCACACGACATccattttgtgctgttttgagCCAGCTGTCTACAGATGGGGGGAGGTGAAGAACTACCACTGTAGGGAATATTCAGTGtgtctcctttccttcccctctgaaCATCTGATACCATGGCAGCATCCCTGCTTGCAAGGGGATTAGGTGCTAGCACAGACCACTGCTGCAGCTATCCATTTCCTACTGATTTATTCAAATAACTTGGAAAAGTACATCCAGCAGCTGAGTTCAGAAAAACTCTGTTGAAAAACatgcctggctctgcaggagctgctgctttgagatCTGGGAAAAGAGCAAATCCCAAACTCTAATGTGCAACTCTAAGGGGTGGGGGATAGAAGGGCTGTGGGTCTGAATCTGTGTAGGAGGAAAAGTGTCTGGGGTCTCAAAGCAGACAGAGAGGTGGCCACACTTGacagttttttaatttaatttagaagtaGAAGAAAAGTAGAAATCACATTTGAAACATCTGCCTGGAAATGGATGGTGTGCTTGCTGTACTACAACCAGTGGCAACATCATAAACCCATCAAAGCCAGGTTTGCCTGCAGAATGTCTGTGCCTCTTCCCTGATAGCTCCTATGCTGTTTCTCCTCCTGGGGTTAACAcagtaaaagggaaaaacatttttttgtatgACTTAGGTGCATCTCTGCTGGCTTGTCCTGGACCTGCAGGAAAACTGACCAAATTGAAGCTGCTGTGAAAGGCTATTCAGTCATCAGTCCACAGGGTGTCACAAGCCATGGGATTTCAGTGCCTTACTCCCAAGGGTAACTGAACAGTTTGTAAGGCAAATCCTCCTGAAAGACACCCTGCTTTGATTGATACATTCAGATAAGGCCGGTAGCATGATCAAAATACACAGCTACAACAAGGGCTTCCTGCCATGGATATGCAAATATTGAGATCAGTGCAAATCACAGGCCTCATGCAAAGCAAACTGTGCTCAGCACCCACAGCTACAAGGCTTCCCTCTTTTATGCTTGTGTTAAGTTGCTCTTGAAAGCTCCTGCTGAGCAATAATTTCTGTACCTTGTTCCAATGGTTGCCCCTTCCATGTGGTTCCCCCCAGGAGTCTGTGCTGCCATGCCTTGACATAGTCTCAGGTTTGTCCAGGTTCCTTAGGCCTGAACCAGATTGTCTAAAAAGCCAGCCTCGGTCCTTCaccagtattttttaaattttccccTGCCAGAATCTCACTGCTCTTCTGGAAATAAACAATTCCTGAGGCTGCTTGctcaaaacacattttgcagCCTTATTACCATAGCGATTCTTTCCAGAGATTCTCTCTCCATATGTGGTTTGCTTCGTGCTGTGAGCATGAACATTTCTCAGCTCCTTCTCCCCAAGAGGCAACAGGGGAGGGTGGTCCCGGTTCCCTGCAATGGAGACAATGCTGGAAACGATGCTGGAGTCGAGGAGTGGAAGAGATGTATAAACATAGAGGCAGCATGCCTAATTAATGACCTGAAACCAGCCGTAAAGGTCAGTTTGTTTGCGGGGGCCGCGCTCGAGGCACGCGCGCTGAAGGCGAGCTTGGCCGCCGTGCCTCGGAAAGGGCACTGCTGCCCTCCCgggacagcagctggctggggGAACCATCACTGCCCCTGGCACTGACAGCCTTCAGCCTCGCTCATTAGTGTGCACCCAGGCCATCCCCCCCTGTCTGGTGAGCCTGATTCCTCGTGGGGCTCTGCTGAGAAACCAGGCTGCGTTCTGGGGAAAGGGCAGGCTCCTGCAGGTCTTCAGTGTGGGATGCTGCAGAGAACAGGTTGTTTTCTGGGCTGTCTTGTCAGGCACTTGTCGACTGAGTTTGATCTGCACAGTCTTATTACTCATATTAATGCTGTCAGCAGCACGCATGCAAACATTGAGCGTCTGGATGCAAACGCCAGGGAATTGGTatagaaatgttcttttctaGCCCTTTTTTGTCACTGTGAAACTTTTCTCTACAGTCTTCCAAGGGCTAAAAAGTCAAGTTTCTTGCCTAATCCCAGGACACTGGTCCTGGTTTTATGAATATTACAGATTATCATCAAGCATGGTATAGACTTGTAAAGACAGCTGTCCTGTAGGTCAAGGTGTGCCATGGGTTGTCATGTGAGATCTTCAGAGCCCTTGTAGTTTCTGACCAGCTTTCATCTCAACAATTGAGCAGAGCCATAAGATAACCTGCAGAGAAAATCAAGGGGAGATTTAGCATTACTGAGTCACTTTGCAGACAGCGCTGAGCACTTCTGGTGTCAATAAAATCACAGAGATGTCACACGCACAACAATGGTGGCAATGAGAGGAAAGTGCCTTTGATGAGGcaggttttcttcctctctgagATGAACACAATGCTATCCCAGCTGTTCCCCACTTGCAGAGAGCTCTCTTTCTAGTGGTGTTTCTGGGACAAACCCTTTTCTTCAGGCCTTTGGCCTCATGTTCCCCTTGAGCTCTTTGTCCCAGCAAGCTGAACTGATCAAAGCTGCTTTTGCCATGCAGTGGATCAGGAGCAACATTGTTGGCTGTGTTTAGCTTCAGGCAGACTGAGGGTGTCTAGctacaaaaagaaacagacaatCGAGGCAGCTGGTCATACTTTGTCATTTAAATCAGCATTCTGACTTTGCTGGGGAATGCAGAGAGCATGGGGGGAAGGCAGGGTGTTTCCAGAAAGGCACCATCCCAGGTCTGAGCAAAGCATCTCAGACAGTCCCTGGTGGCCTTAGTGAACTGTGAGTCCTGGGATCAAACTGATCAGAGAAGGGGTTGATCATGCAGCACCCTTCCCCCTCTGTGTCTTTCCACCCAAGCAGTGACCAAGGAAGCTTCTGCCAAGAGTGATGAAGACTCCTTATCTGAGGAAGACCCTGtaccaggcagagcaggcatcttgcagagcacagcagacCCCTGCAAACGGCAGAAGGCCGGAGGTGTTTGCAGAGTCCAGCATATCCTTGACCCTCTCTTACTCGGCCTTGCCATAGACTTGGGTGATTTAGTCCTCTCATGCTTGCAGAGAAGGCTGTGGTTGTACGTCACACTTACTCTGAGGCAGAGATCTTTTCTGTGGGAATGTCAGTCACGTTGGGTTCAATTTACAGGTTTTAAGTTATTCTCTGCATTTTGCCCTTTTCCCAGACACGGCAGTACAGTGGGCCCTGCACTCACTTGCTCAGGCAATGGGATTCCCCCTCATTTTCCCTCACTCAGCCCTGTGCCAGTACCAGAGGCTGTGCTCTCTGGCTCCCAGACCCTGTATCTCCCATTCCTGTTCCCTCTCTTGGGCGTCACTGCTCCTGGGCCTGGCTTATAACACGGTGTGTGGCACAGGGACAAAGATGACAGGCCTTCCTCCCTGAAGGCTTTCCTCTTGCAGAGGAAATCAGTTCATTGGCCCTAGCATTCAGCACGGCAATTGAGAGCAGGCTGAATCTGGAGCACCAAGTGAGCATCACTGGAACCATCTGAAAACGAGGGAAAAGAGGCCGCGAGCGAGAGGATCGGGGCTGGAGACCGTGTGCTCTGCGGGTGAGTGATCTGTCTGCACTGAGAGCTGGCAGCATCGGGACTGGGTGGGATACCTGGAGGGTCACTATTGttcctttgctgtttcagagctcccacactgctgctgcagccacgGAGGTGGGCGATGCCAGTGCCGGTGCTGCTGGGGAGCGTCTGGGGAGGCTTTCCAGGTGTGGGGCACCCTGTGGGGCAGCTGTCTTCCCAGGCCTGCTGCCCCTGGGGGGCTGCCAGGAGCGAGTGTTCTGAGCCTGTGCTGTGGCGTGGGGCCGCCGTGGGTGCCCGCGCAGCGGAGGCTGAGCCGGCCTGGGGTCGGCGGGGCTGTCCCACCCCCGGCTGCTCTGCCACCTGTCCTCCCCTCGGCCGTCGGGGGGATGACGCACCGGGGGGAGCACCGGGGGGACGCCGCTCGGCCCGGCGGGTGCAGTGAGGCGCCGCGNNNNNNNNNNNNNNNNNNNNNNNNNNNNNNNNNNNNNNNNNNNNNNNNNNNNNNNNNNNNNNNNNNNNNNNNNNNNNNNNNNNNNNNNNNNNNNNNNNNNNNNNNNNNNNNNNNNNNNNNNNNNNNNNNNNNNNNNNNNNNNNNNNNNNNNNNNNNNNNNNNNNNNNNNNNNNNNNNNNNNNNNNNNNNNNNNNNNNNNNNNNNNNNNNNNNNNNNNNNNNNNNNNNNNNNNNNNNNNNNNNNNNNNNNNNNNNNNNNNNNNNNNNNNNNNNNNNNNNNNNNNNNNNNNNNNNNNNNNNNNNNNNNNNNNNNNNNNNNNNNNNNNNNNNNNNNNNNNNNNNNNNNNNNNNNNNNNNNNNNNNNNNNNNNNNNNNNNNNNNNNNNNNNNNNNNNNNNNNNNNNNNNNNNNNNNNNNNNNNNNNNNNNNNNNNNNNNNNNNNNNNNNNNNNNNNNNNNNNNNNNNNNNNNNNNNNNNNNNNNNNNNNNNNNNNNNNNNNNNNNNNNNNNNNNNNNNNNNNNNNNNNNNNNNNNNNNNNNNNNNNNNNNNNNNNNNNNNNNNNNNNNNNNNNNNNNNNNNNNNNNNNNNNNNNNNNNNNNNNNNNNNNNNNNNNNNNNNNNNNNNNNNNNNNNNNNNNNNNNNNNNNNNNNNNNNNNNNNNNNNNNNNNNNNNNNNNNNNNNNNNNNNNNNNNNNNNNNNNNNNNNNNNNNNNNNNNNNNNNNNNNNNNNNNNNNNNNNNNNNNNNNNNNNNNNNNNNNNNNNNNNNNNNNNNNNNNNNNNNNNNNNNNNNNNNNNNNNNNNNNNNNNNNNNNNNNNNNNNNNNNNNNNNNNNNNNNNNNNNNNNNNNNNNNNNNNNNNNNNNNNNNNNNNNNNNNNNNNNNNNNNNNNNNNNNNNNNNNNNNNNNNNNNNNNNNNNNNNNNNNNNNNNNNNNNNNNNNNNNNNNNNNNNNNNNNNNNNNNNNNNNNNNNNNNNNNNNNNNNNNNNNNNNNNNNNNNNNNNNNNNNNNNNNNNNNNNNNNNNNNNNNNNNNNNNNNNNNNNNNNNNNNNNNNNNNNNNNNNNNNNNNNNNNNNGACGCGGAGGAGCCGCGCACGGAGCCGGGCGCGGCGCGGGTGGAGCCGGGGCGAAGGGCGGGGGTGTCCGCGCAGCCGGGGTTGATGTTTAACCTGGAGCGCCCGTTCACGGAGAGGGGCCACTTCTTCTCCTCCATGGAGTACCAGcggcagctggaggaggaggagggctaCCCCCCTCCCGGCACCAATGGGACCTTCAACgacagcggggccgggccgggctggggcaCGCCGTACCCTCTGCACACCACCATCACTCTCATCAGCCTGGCCGGCTTGCTCATGCTCTTCACCGTCTTTGGCAACGTCCTGGTCATCATTGCTGTCTTCACCAGCCGGGCGCTCAAAGCCCCCCAGAACCTCTTCCTGGTCTCCTTAGCCTCAGCTGACATCCTGGTGGCCACGCTGGTCATCCCCTTCTCGCTGGCAAATGAGGTGATGGGGTACTGGTACTTCGGTAAAGTCTGGTGTGAGATCTACCTGGCCTTGGATGTGCTGTTCTGCACCTCCTCCATCGTGCACCTCTGTGCCATCAGCCTGGACCGGTACTGGTCCATCACACAAGCCATTGAGTACAACCTCAAGCGTACCCCGCGACGCATCAAATGCATCATCTTCATCGTCTGGGTCATCTCAGCTGTCATCTCCTTTCCACCACTCATCTCCATCGAGAAGAAGAGCGGGCAGCAGGCTGACCAGGGGGTGGCAGGGTGCAAGATCAATGATGAGAAGTGGTACATCATCTCTTCTAGCATCGGCTCCTTCTTTGCCCCGTGCCTCATCATGATCCTGGTCTACATGCGCATCTACCAGATTGCCAAGAGGAGAACAAGGGTCCCGCCGAACAAGCGGGCAGAGCGCCCCGAGAAGAAGCAGAATGGCTTGACTGACAAGGAGGACCTGCCggccacagcacagctcaatggggagaaggcagcaggaggcagTGGTGGGCAAGAGGGAGAGGTCAATGGCATAGACATGGAGGAGACCTCTTCCTCCGAGCACCAGGAGAACAACCAGTGTAAGAAGTCAGAGAAACCATCGAGAGGAAAGACCAAGACTAAGCTGAGCCAAATTAAGCCCGGGGACAGTTTGCCCAGGAagacagaggaggagaggaacaCCAAAGGGTCCCGCTGGAGAGGCAGGCAGAACCGGGAGAAGCGCTTCACCTTTGTTCTTGCAGTGGTGATCGGCGTTTTTGTCATCTGCTGGTTCCCCTTCTTCTTCACCTACACGCTGACGGCCGTCTGCGAGAGCTGCTCCGTGCCTGACACCCTCTTCAAATTCTTCTTCTGGTTCGGTTACTGCAATAGCTCCTTGAACCCCGTCATCTATACCATTTTCAACCATGACTTCAGACGGGCCTTCAAAAGGATCCTCTGCAGGATAGAGAGGAAAAGGAGTGTTTGAAGGACCCTTTGCTACCGGGAGGACTAACCAAGACTTTGTAGGAGTGTAAAGTGCGTCTCTCGGGCTGTGCTTGCATGGGATGGTTTCCTTCAGCTCGTGAGCAGGAAGCCTTTGAAACCTGAGATGAGCCTGTGGGAGCAccgggcagcagcagtgaggagcagcagcaggcaagTGGAGGTCCGAGCCGTGGCATTCGGCTTGCCAGGGGAGATTGGCCTTTGACTtgcttggtttattttgttaggtttgttgtttttttttttttccccttttgccAGGATCTCTCAGTGGATATTCTCATGACTACTCAGTTTGACTCTTTCAAGGCAAGCATCGTGCAGCTCTGCGAGATGAACAACAAAGAGGGAGTATGCCACACCAGAGGtgttggctttttaattttgttgtgtcttttttcccccctgttgTATATGTAATGAATTTGGACCCCCCTGTAAAATACAGTATTGTATTCTTGAATTTGAATGTCTTAATTTTTGTAAGGCAAGCAGCTTTGAAACTGTGAATGCTTTAATTATCTTTGATACTTTAAAAGGCTTTCTTTTCCTACCCCCTTCAAAGCCCCTCACTCAAAACCATTGAACAACTAGAGCCATCCCCCTACCTGACATTTTGATAATATTaccaaaattcccaaattcctgtctttttttttttttggttgttggtttttttgttttgttttgactgtAAAGCTTAGGATCACAGACCTCACCAGACTGgctatttttgttgtttctgtttaatttctgtgttgtctGTGACACAACACAGCTGAGATGGCAACTGCCATCTCGTTACTCATGTGAGCAGAGCCCGACGGAGCGGTGGCTttgctgtgcaggcagggatgTCCCAGGCAACAGAGACTGTCTCCCTTGCAACGTGAGCCTTGGGACCCTGCCAAGCTCCCCACGAGTTAATCTTGTTTGATATTATACcactctgcagcactgaaatgtGTTCGATGCTCACTTGCTTCCTCCACCTCAACTGTAAATAGGTAACGtttcaaagcaaacagcaggGCTCTGCATATCACGTTATCTCATCTGTGCTGATTTGTGGTGGTTTAACTCCTGCAGGATTACCTGCAGAGAGGAAGGGGTTTGTGCACAGTGGCCATTTGTCTTTCTCAATTAAGAAAGAGTTCAGTTTTTAACCTGCCAGTCTCATCTTTCCTAGGAAATAGGGAAGCATCCCTCTTTCAGTCTTATACAAGGCAAAACTCTGAAATGGGAAACTTAACTTCCAGTTTCGCCACTATTTTATAGTGtaattaagcttttttttttaattaaaatgtaaatattgtgAGAttggagcaggagagagagTTAATACTGCTTTTACACTCTTTCCTGAAATGGCTTTCAGCTCTTTGtgctaaaaaaaacaaacaaaaacaaaaatggacTGAACAAATCTAACATCCTTGTGCCATGAATAAATTTCTGGAGAACATTTATAGGAAAAACTTTTGATTTatcacaataaataaatgagtCTGCAGGTCTTTTCATGTTAGGAAAACAGCTTTATCAAATGCTGACAAGTCACAGAAATGGTTTGGAGAAAGCAAAGTTTGTATACATtgaatgtataaataaatttgCCTTCTCTGGAGTTGTGTGGTACACaggaagagactttaaaaatacGTTTTTACTTTTGGGAagtgttttgttgatttttctctctcttttgacTTTCTAATTAACTCCAAGTGTCCCCGGGTGCATCTTGGGACCTGGAGAGCAGTGTTTACATTCACTTGCATTTTCAGAACTGAATCCTCAAGAGGTgaggaaagcaaataaactgtgctttaatgtaaaaaaaacccaacaatccACAAGCAGAAGTTGCTATAATggatgattatttttattaaataaaagagcGTTTACAGATCAAGTGTGAAAATCCTCTGAATAATGGtagctgttttattttactttactgtattttattttctgaagtggTCACCGGTCTGCTGGTAGCTTTGGTCTTGCCATTTTTTGAAGAGCACACTGGGAAAAGCACTGGTGTTTCCTGAAAGGGATTGTTAGCCCAGGTAGGAACAATGGCTCTGTTCACTGTGCAGTGGCATAATAACAAATGAGTCCTTGCTATTTCTTGGGCATTTCCACCCCCCTCTTTGTGCCACAGTAAAGGTGTTCATGTGTTTGTTAAAGAAAAGAACGTCGGGTTTGAGGGTGTGATCTGCAGCCTGGAGTGCagcctgccactgctgctggggacGCCTGCCTGGCCTGGCGGGGTGTTTGCAGCTATTGTGAGGGTTTTTAATAATCACTCTGCAAATTAGAAACAGGCTGGAAGGCAGCATTTTGTGACAGCTGCAGGAGTGTCCACCTGAGTGGTGTTCAGC
The sequence above is a segment of the Parus major isolate Abel chromosome 6, Parus_major1.1, whole genome shotgun sequence genome. Coding sequences within it:
- the ADRA2A gene encoding alpha-2A adrenergic receptor → MFNLERPFTERGHFFSSMEYQRQLEEEEGYPPPGTNGTFNDSGAGPGWGTPYPLHTTITLISLAGLLMLFTVFGNVLVIIAVFTSRALKAPQNLFLVSLASADILVATLVIPFSLANEVMGYWYFGKVWCEIYLALDVLFCTSSIVHLCAISLDRYWSITQAIEYNLKRTPRRIKCIIFIVWVISAVISFPPLISIEKKSGQQADQGVAGCKINDEKWYIISSSIGSFFAPCLIMILVYMRIYQIAKRRTRVPPNKRAERPEKKQNGLTDKEDLPATAQLNGEKAAGGSGGQEGEVNGIDMEETSSSEHQENNQCKKSEKPSRGKTKTKLSQIKPGDSLPRKTEEERNTKGSRWRGRQNREKRFTFVLAVVIGVFVICWFPFFFTYTLTAVCESCSVPDTLFKFFFWFGYCNSSLNPVIYTIFNHDFRRAFKRILCRIERKRSV